The sequence GCACAACGGCCATGCCGACCTGATCCGAGAGTCGATCGACGGGCGCGTCGGGCACGACCCGCCGGGTTGACGGCAGCGCCCCATCCCGGTGCGGCTCGTCCTACCGGCCGCCACGCCCACCTCCCTCTGTCCAATGTGCGATACTTGGTTCTAGCTTCGGCGCTGGACCGGCGCGCGAATGCGCAGAGGGGGGTATGCCATGCGTGAGGTCGTGATTGTCGGCGCGGCCGAGACGAAGTTCGGAAAGTCGGAGTTGAGCTACCGCGAGCTGGCCGCTCAGGCAGGCCGCGAAGCGATGGCGGACGCAGGTGCGTCCCCGGAGCAGATCGAAGCGTTCTTCCTGGGGACCTTCTCGCCGGGAACCTTCATCCGCCAGGAGCACGCCGCGCCCTTGATCGCCAGCGAGCTGGGGCTGCAGAACGTCCCGAGCACGCGCACGGAGAACGCCTGCGCCTCGGGCTCGACCGCGTTCCTCAACGCCATCTTCGCGATCGCCGCCGGGGCGGCAGACGTGGTCCTGGTGGTCGGCGCTGAGAAGATGACGGCGACCCCGACCTCCGAAGTGACCTCGATCCTGGCCGAGGCGGCCGACTGGGAGCAGGAGAGCAAGGTCGGGCTTACCTTCCCCGGTGCCTACGCGCTCATGGCCCGCGCCTACTTCGACCGCTACGGCAAGACCCGCGACATTCTGGACGCGGTGGCGATCAAGAACCACCGCAACGCCATGGGGAACCCCTACGCGCAGTTCCACAAGGAGATCGGCCCGGAGGACATCGCCCGCTCAGCGATGGTCGCGGACCCGCTGACGCTCTACGACTGCTCGCCGATCTCCGACGGCGCCGCCGCGCTCGTGCTGGCTGCTGCAGACGTGGCCGGGCAGTTCCGCCGCCCGGGCGTGCGCGTGCTCGGGTTCGGCCAGGCGTCGGACTCGCTCGCGCTGCACCATCACGCCGACCTCACCACGCTCCCGGCCGCACGCAAGGCGGCCGAACGGGCCTATCGGATGGCCGGCGTCTCCCCGGAGGACATCAGCCTCGCCGAGGTTCACGACTGCTTTACCATCGCCGAGATCATCGCCACCGAGGATCTGGGCTTCTTCAAGCCGGGCGAGGGTGGCGACGCGGCCAAAGCGGGCGCGACCGCGCGCGACGGGCGCATCCCCGTCAACCCAAGCGGCGGGCTGAAGGCCAAGGGGCACCCGGTCGGCGCGACCGGTGTGAGCCAGATCGCCGAGGCGACGTTCCAGCTTCGTGGCGAGGCCGGAGATCGGCAGGTGGATGGCGCTGAGCTGGCGCTGACGCACAACGTCGGCGGTTCGGGCGCGACCTGCGTGGTGACCATTCTGGGGAGGCCGGAGTAATGGTGCAGGCAGGGACGGCGGCGGGTACGACGGGCCGCATCGTGAGCTACACGGTTATCTATGTTCCGACGCCGGAGTTCGCGGATGAGGCGCCCTACGCGCTGGCGATCATCGAGACGCCGGACGGTAACCGGTTGCTGGCCCGGATTGCGGACGCCGTCGACAGCGACGGCCTGCGCATCGGCGCCGCGGTGGCGCACGACCACGACGACGAGCGGGGCCCGGTCTTCCGGCTGGCGTGAGCAGGGGCGCCGGTGCCCTGCCGGCGCTCCCGATCCAGGGTGACGGAGGAGGTCGTTGACGCAGTTCCAAGAGATGGCGGTCGTCTGGTTGTCGGGGTTGGCCTCGATGCTGCCGCTCGGCTATGCCTTCGGTGCCGGGATGCTCGCAGCGGTCAACCCGTGTGGCTTCGCCATGCTTCCGGCCTACCTCTCACTCTACCTCGGCGTCGATGACGGACCTGCCGCGCAGCCGAACGTGCTGCGCCGCCTGGGCCGGGCGGTCCTGGTGGGGGGCACCGTCTCGTCCGGCTTCGTCCTCCTCTTCGCCGCGGTGGGGTTGATCATCTCCGCCGGAGGCTACGCGCTCGTCAACGCCATGCCCTGGCTGGGAGCGCTCATGGGCGTCGTGATGATCGTGCTGGGCTTCCTGCTCCTCCTGGGCCGGACCGTCTCTCCCGCGACGTTCGAGCGGATCGCGGCCTCGCTGTCAACCTCGCCCCAGCGCTCGATCCGTGGGTTCTTCCTCTTCGGCCTGGCCTACGGTATCGCCTCGCTCGGCTGCACCCTGCCGGTGTTCCTGGTGGCAGTTGGCGGCGCCCTGACCGGTGCCGGGCCGGTGCAGGGGTTGACGCGGTTCATCCTCTACTCCCTCGGGATGGCCACCATTATCGTCAGCCTCACGGTGACCCTCAGCCTGTTCAAGGCGGGGCTGGTCGGGCTGCTGCGTCGGGCCATGCCCTACGTCCACTCGGCCGCGGCGGTGCTCGTCCTCCTGGCCGGGTTCTGGATCGTCTTCTACTGGTCCGACCAACTGTTCGGGTAAGGGATTGGTTTCCCTCACCCCCTGACTCCGTGACCCCCTCTCCCACGAGGGGAGAGGGGAGGATTGATTTGCTTCGCTACCCCCGCACGTATTGCTCGAACCAGGCGAGGGTGTCGTTCCAGGCTGCCTCTGCCTGCTCCGGGTTCCAGCGCGGCCCGGTGTCGTTGTGGAAGGCGTGCTGCGTGTCCGGGTAGACCTTGATCTCGTAGGTCACGCCGGCCGCTTGCAGCGCCTGCTCGAGTTCGTCGCGCCCGTTGTTGGCGAAGTCGTTCGGGTCGGACGAATACACCCCGAGGACCGCCGCCTGGATGTTCGGCACCTGATCCAGCGGTGGCGGCGGGCCGTAGAAGGGCACGGCCGCGCTCAGGTCGGCGATCTGCGTCGCCGCACGCCAGGTGATCCCGCCGCCGAAGCAGTACCCGGTCATCCCCACGCGCGTGGTGTCGGCAAGATCGGGCTGCTGTGCAAAGTAGTCGATCGCGGCCTGGAAATCGGCGACGTAGATCGCCGGGTCGGTATTGGACAGGATGCCCGGGATCTGCGACGGATCCGAGATGTTGGCGGTTCCGCCCTCTCGGCTCAGCAGGTCGGGGGCACAAGCGAGGTAGCCCTCCTTGGCGAAGCGGCGGGTGACGTCGCGGATGTGCTCCACGAGTCCCCGGTTCTCGTGGCAGATCAGGATGAGTGGGAGCGGCCCGGATGCGTCGCTCGGCCGCGCCTGGTACGCCATCACCGTGGCATCCCCTCTCGGGAAGGACACGTCCTCCGCCTGGACCGACGGGTCGTCCTCCGGCACCGAGAGCGGGCTGCGGCCGATCGGGGTTCCGCTTGGCGTTGCTCCCGGGCTGGCTGCCGGGCTTGCCTCAGGACTTGCCCCTGGGCTGGCGGCGGCCGTAGGGGAGGCGGCGCCGGTCGGGCTGGCCCCCGGCGAGGTCGGCACCAGCGTCGACACCTCGGTCGCGACCTCCTCCGCCGAGCCGGGGCCACAGCCGAGCGCAACCAGGATCGACGCCGTGGAGGCGACACCGCCGGTGATGTGCAGCACCCGCCGGATGAGGTCCCGGCGAGACAGATAGCCGTCCTTGTAGTCCTCGACGAACTCGTGGATGAGGTAGCGCTGGAAGTCGTTCACGTCGAGTCTCCTCTCCTCGGATCGGCTACGGCACGGGCATGCGGCCCGGCCTCACAGCGGGGTGTCGGATGGACCGTTGCGCTTTCACGTCGTGTGCCACCGCGCGGGGGTCGGCCCGTCGCTGCGTTCGGCGGCCGTGCGCGGCATACGTTGTGCGACATCCGGAAAGCACCAGACCCGTTCCGTGTTGCGTATTGCGTGTTCCGTATTGTGATGGCCCCAGGATTGCTTCCTGCGGAATGGTTGCAATTTCGCATCACGCAGCAGGCAGTGCGACTTCGGGGGCACACGTCGCGCAACCCGCAGATCGCAGCAGGCAGCAAGAGGAGGTCTCCACCATGGTCATGGACCGTACGATCACCGTGATGGGGCGGCAGGAGTGGCTCAAGCCGATCGACAGCGCGCTGCAGCGGGCGATCTCCGGGGCGTTCCAGGCTGCTGGGCCGGTCGGGATGCGGATCAAGGACATCCTGAACGGCGTGTGGCTGGGCCATCCGCTGCACCCGGCGCTGTCCGACGTGCCGATCGGCTCGTGGACGGCGGCCGCCGTGCTGGACGTGCTGGAGGCCACCACCGGGCGCAAGGAACTGGGCACCGGAGCTGATGCCGCGATCGGCGTCGGGCTTGCCGCTGCGGTCCCCGCTGCTCTGACGGGCTTGGCCGATTGGCAGTACCTGGTGGGGCGGCCGCGCCGGACGGGTCTGGTGCACGGGCTGCTCAACATCGGGGCGACCGCGCTCTACACGACCTCGCTGCTGCTCCGGCGCAACGGCGCCCGCAGCGCAGGCGTCGTCACCGCCTCGATGGGTTACAGCATGGTGCTCTTCACCGCGTACCTCGGGGGCGATCTCGTCTACCGCGACCGGGTGCCCGTCAACCACGCGAGCACCGAGGGCATGCCCCGTCGCTTCACGCCGGTCATGGCCGAGGCAGACCTCCCGGAGGGGCAGCTCACAAGAGTCGACGCGCAGGGCACGCCGGTCGTGCTCCTACGGCGCGGCGAGCGGATCTACGCCCTGGCCGCGACGTGCAGCCACTTGGGCGGCCCGCTCCACGAGGGCGAGCTGCACGACGACAACACGGTGACCTGCCCCTGGCACGGATCGACCTTCGCGTTCGAGAACGGCCACATCATCCACGGCCCGGCGACGATAGAGCAGCCGGTGTTCGAGACGCGGGTCAAGGACGGCCAGATCGAGGTACGCCTAGCCCGGTAATGTTGTCTGGCGGGTTCATGCGATGTGGTGTGGTGAGGGGCGGTGTGAGGATCCTCGCCTGGTGGCGCGTGCCCGGGGCTGAAGCCGCCGGGCTGACCACGAAAGCCGGCTGAAGCCGGCTGGGGGACGAGGACTCACATCTCGGCGTTGGGTGCTCACTACCCGGCCTGTGCCCGGGGCTAAAACGCTTGGTGTGAGTTAGGGCGCCGTGGCTACCAGGTGATCAGGTTCGCCACGGCCAGCAGCGGCCGCCCCTGCTGCCGATTCAGCCAGCAACAGAGGTTGTGCAGCGCCACCTTGGCCGCCAGTCGCGCCTGGAAGCCCGCCAGGGTGTGCGGGCGCTCCCGCTCGAGGCCGAAGGTGTGCAGCAGTCGTCCAACGACCGTCTCCACGATCTGGCGATGGCGGGCCACCCAGCGGCGGACCGCCTTGGGCCAGCGCCGCCGACTGCCCCGCTGCGGGGTGGCCACCAGCGTCACGCCATAGGTGGCCGCCAGGTGCGCCTTGTAGTCCTCGCCGGCAAAGCCACTGTCGGCCAGATAGGTCGCCACCGGCGTGCCGACACTGGGCAGGCGGGGATCGGGGTGGGCCCGACAGGCAATCAGGGTCTCGGCGAGGGACCGCTCATTGGTGCTGGCCGGGGCCACGCCCCAGCCGGTGATCGCCCCCTCCAGGCTGACGGCGGTCAGCACGCGGAAGCCGGCAAACCAGCCCAGGCGCAAGCTGAAGCCGATGTTGGCCTCGCCGGCCAGCCAGCCCCGCCCGCGGCGCTTGGCGTTGCGCACCGGAGCCGGCGCCACATCGAGCACATCCACCGCCACTGGCCCCCGGCCAAGTTGGTCTGCCAGGTAGAGGGCGAACTGGGCCAGGGCGACCTGATGCCGCCGCAGCAGCCGGTTGTATTGGCTGCGGTGGGGCAGGGTCGGGAAGTAGGGGCGCAGGTGGCGCTCGGCGTAGCGGTAGAAGTCCTGCTCACTGGAGAACCTCATCCACTGCCCGAAGATGGCCAGGGTCAAGACCTCGCTGCGGCTCAGGGCCGGCGCGGGGCCGGGGCGGTGGGGCTCCGGGGGCAGGTGGGTCTGGCAGAAGGTGTCGACCAGGACATAGACTGTAATCAGGAAGGTGTCCACATCCATCGGGTGCTCCTTTCGTGGGAGACGGATACGAGCTATCTCCCGTATGGAAGTGGGCACCTTCCTGTGTCAAGAGGGCACAGCATGCCCCGGCTAACTCACACCAAGCGTTAAAGCCGCCGGGCTGATATGGGGTAAGCCCACTGAAGGGGCTACGATGGCCACTCCCCGGCGAATCCGATCCGGCCTCTCACCGGACGCTGCGTCCCCAGCCCCTTCAGTGGGCTTCGCTTTGTCAGCCCGGTGGCGTTCGCCCCGGGCACAGGCCACGGCGTGGGGATCCTTGCAGCACCCGGCCGGCTCACTGCTCTCAGCCGGCTTCAGCCGGCTTTCGTGGTCAGCCCGGCGGCTTCAGCCCCGGGCACGCGCCACACCACGGGGACCCTTCAAATCACCCACCCCGAACACCGACCACGCTGCCAGACCCGCCCGGCCTCACGGGCCGGCTCCGACGACGCCGCGCTGGATGAGTACCAGCAAGAGGAGCACGATGACGATGGCGGCGGCCAGTCCCGCCCAGCCGCCGATGGTGCTGGCGACGCGGTCGAACCCCTCGCTGAGGCGTTCGACGCTGCGCATCGCGCTGGCCAGTTCGGCGTCCAGGTCTTCCAGCCAGCGAGACGGGGCGCGACGGAGTTGCGGCGCTGGGCGGTGGACGACGGGGCGCTGATCGGTGTCCTCGATTGGTGCCAGGGGAAGTGCCGCCTGCTCGATGGCGCGGGCCATGGCTGCAGCCGAGCGGAACCGCGCGGCCGGGTCGCTGGCCAGCGCGCGGCGCACGACCGCGGCAAGGTCCGGCGGAACGGCCGGTCCCAGGTCATCGTCCGCGTCGCGCGGCAGGCGGCCGGTCAGCATCTCGAAGAGGACCACCCCGACGGCGTAGAGGTCCGTCTCCGGGCCGACCGTTTCGCCCGCGCGCTGCTCGGGCGCCATGTACGCGGGGGTGCCCAGCGCCTGATCTCCCCGGAACAGGTAGGGCTCACCCAGGCGGCAGGCGGCGCCGAAGTCCACGATCTTGGCGGTCGGACCCGTCCCGCCGATCATGATGTTTCCCGGCTTGATGTCGAGCAGGAGGACGCCGCGGCGGTGGATCTCGGCCAGACCGGCGAGCACCTGCCGGGCGATCGTGGCCGCCTCGTGCGGCGGCAGGGGGCCGCGGCGGTCGAGGACCCGGCGCAGGGTCTGGCCCTCCACCCACTCCATCGCCATGAAGGGCCGACCGTCGTGGCGGCCGTGACCGAGCACGCGGACTACGTTGGGGTGGTCGACATTGCCGCCGAGCTGCGCTTCACGTTCGAAGCGGGCCACCAGTTCCGGGTCGGCGGCGTGCTCCCGGTTGAGGATCTTCACCGCGACGCGCCGCTCGCCCCGCTCGGTGGCGAGCCATACGGTGCCGAAGCCGCCGCTGCCCACCACGCGGACTAAGCGGAACCGTCCGGCCAGGATGGATGCCGGTGCCTCTACCACGGCGCGTACGCTCCTCTCCCGCCGTCCGGCCCAAGTATAGCTGGGACGGTCGAGGAGGATTGTGCGCATCGTGTTCGGGCGACCGGCGACGGCCTGGCGGGGTGACGGCGAGCCGCGCCGGCTCGCCGTCATTCGATGAGGAAAACTGCAGGGATGGATGTGTCCACGTACTGCTGGTACTCGAGGCCGAGCCGTGTGCTGCCGCCCGTCTGCATCGAGTTGACGATGATCTGCCCGCGCAGCACCTTGCCGTTGCTCGCACCGCCCATGGTGAGCTTCGCCGAGGGCAGGTAGACGGTTCCTTCACTCAGCATCGAGGTCGTGCCGTTCCACTGGAACGTCTCGGTGTTGTCGGGGTGGGCGTACATGAAGACGCCCGGATGGTAGCCAGGGTAGATGCTCGTCGTCGGCGCGGTGAACGCGAAGGCCGCGCTGCCCGACGTGTGGAGGTAGCACCCCGGGCCGAAGAAGAGGAAGATATTCCGCCCGCCGATCCAGGTGCTGCCTGAGTTCTCCAGCTTGCACGTGTCCCTCGGGGGATTACCGCCGAAGTAGTACTCCCCGCTGGGGAGGTTGAAGTGGGTGCTGCCGCTCGTGAGCAGGCTTGAGCCGTCGTAGAAATACATCTTGACGTAGACATCGCCGTTCAGCCTGATTGTCGAGCTTCCCGAGAAACTGAGGTTTGCACCGTTGCGGAACCAGAACTCGTAGTGACCCGGGTTGAAGGTCAGGTGCGAGCTGCCACTGAAGACCATGCCATGACCCCCATCGAAGATGTAGGTGCCGGGGTTGAGGGTGACGCTGTTGCTGCCGCCGGGAAGGATCCCGCTTCCCGCGCCGCTGAAGTAGAAGGTGCCGCCGCCGAGCAC is a genomic window of Sphaerobacter thermophilus DSM 20745 containing:
- a CDS encoding cytochrome c biogenesis CcdA family protein, giving the protein MTQFQEMAVVWLSGLASMLPLGYAFGAGMLAAVNPCGFAMLPAYLSLYLGVDDGPAAQPNVLRRLGRAVLVGGTVSSGFVLLFAAVGLIISAGGYALVNAMPWLGALMGVVMIVLGFLLLLGRTVSPATFERIAASLSTSPQRSIRGFFLFGLAYGIASLGCTLPVFLVAVGGALTGAGPVQGLTRFILYSLGMATIIVSLTVTLSLFKAGLVGLLRRAMPYVHSAAAVLVLLAGFWIVFYWSDQLFG
- a CDS encoding serine/threonine-protein kinase; the encoded protein is MVEAPASILAGRFRLVRVVGSGGFGTVWLATERGERRVAVKILNREHAADPELVARFEREAQLGGNVDHPNVVRVLGHGRHDGRPFMAMEWVEGQTLRRVLDRRGPLPPHEAATIARQVLAGLAEIHRRGVLLLDIKPGNIMIGGTGPTAKIVDFGAACRLGEPYLFRGDQALGTPAYMAPEQRAGETVGPETDLYAVGVVLFEMLTGRLPRDADDDLGPAVPPDLAAVVRRALASDPAARFRSAAAMARAIEQAALPLAPIEDTDQRPVVHRPAPQLRRAPSRWLEDLDAELASAMRSVERLSEGFDRVASTIGGWAGLAAAIVIVLLLLVLIQRGVVGAGP
- a CDS encoding thiolase domain-containing protein; the protein is MREVVIVGAAETKFGKSELSYRELAAQAGREAMADAGASPEQIEAFFLGTFSPGTFIRQEHAAPLIASELGLQNVPSTRTENACASGSTAFLNAIFAIAAGAADVVLVVGAEKMTATPTSEVTSILAEAADWEQESKVGLTFPGAYALMARAYFDRYGKTRDILDAVAIKNHRNAMGNPYAQFHKEIGPEDIARSAMVADPLTLYDCSPISDGAAALVLAAADVAGQFRRPGVRVLGFGQASDSLALHHHADLTTLPAARKAAERAYRMAGVSPEDISLAEVHDCFTIAEIIATEDLGFFKPGEGGDAAKAGATARDGRIPVNPSGGLKAKGHPVGATGVSQIAEATFQLRGEAGDRQVDGAELALTHNVGGSGATCVVTILGRPE
- a CDS encoding dienelactone hydrolase family protein, translated to MNDFQRYLIHEFVEDYKDGYLSRRDLIRRVLHITGGVASTASILVALGCGPGSAEEVATEVSTLVPTSPGASPTGAASPTAAASPGASPEASPAASPGATPSGTPIGRSPLSVPEDDPSVQAEDVSFPRGDATVMAYQARPSDASGPLPLILICHENRGLVEHIRDVTRRFAKEGYLACAPDLLSREGGTANISDPSQIPGILSNTDPAIYVADFQAAIDYFAQQPDLADTTRVGMTGYCFGGGITWRAATQIADLSAAVPFYGPPPPLDQVPNIQAAVLGVYSSDPNDFANNGRDELEQALQAAGVTYEIKVYPDTQHAFHNDTGPRWNPEQAEAAWNDTLAWFEQYVRG
- a CDS encoding Rieske 2Fe-2S domain-containing protein gives rise to the protein MVMDRTITVMGRQEWLKPIDSALQRAISGAFQAAGPVGMRIKDILNGVWLGHPLHPALSDVPIGSWTAAAVLDVLEATTGRKELGTGADAAIGVGLAAAVPAALTGLADWQYLVGRPRRTGLVHGLLNIGATALYTTSLLLRRNGARSAGVVTASMGYSMVLFTAYLGGDLVYRDRVPVNHASTEGMPRRFTPVMAEADLPEGQLTRVDAQGTPVVLLRRGERIYALAATCSHLGGPLHEGELHDDNTVTCPWHGSTFAFENGHIIHGPATIEQPVFETRVKDGQIEVRLAR
- a CDS encoding IS982 family transposase, with protein sequence MDVDTFLITVYVLVDTFCQTHLPPEPHRPGPAPALSRSEVLTLAIFGQWMRFSSEQDFYRYAERHLRPYFPTLPHRSQYNRLLRRHQVALAQFALYLADQLGRGPVAVDVLDVAPAPVRNAKRRGRGWLAGEANIGFSLRLGWFAGFRVLTAVSLEGAITGWGVAPASTNERSLAETLIACRAHPDPRLPSVGTPVATYLADSGFAGEDYKAHLAATYGVTLVATPQRGSRRRWPKAVRRWVARHRQIVETVVGRLLHTFGLERERPHTLAGFQARLAAKVALHNLCCWLNRQQGRPLLAVANLITW
- a CDS encoding Zn-ribbon domain-containing OB-fold protein; its protein translation is MVQAGTAAGTTGRIVSYTVIYVPTPEFADEAPYALAIIETPDGNRLLARIADAVDSDGLRIGAAVAHDHDDERGPVFRLA